One segment of Carya illinoinensis cultivar Pawnee chromosome 1, C.illinoinensisPawnee_v1, whole genome shotgun sequence DNA contains the following:
- the LOC122288223 gene encoding uncharacterized protein LOC122288223, whose product MEVQCSLLGWELCHHEEGVEELRRSLLYTTFELETTLVAAKEEISRREHELISIKDLLSRTIKERDEAQARCQKLTLEKLMLQQQLKQQQVLEQQVAALNNEDESKGTDSGKHSASSDSHGSMISSPDSDPGLQPLPEAAMQLIAGKPLPEKGKLLQAVMEAGPLLHTLLLAGPLPQWQHPPPQINSIEIPPVAISSPSPRLVHQDSGISFNGCFNNKSNAL is encoded by the exons ATGGAGGTTCAATGCAGTCTTCTTGGCTGGGAATTGTGCCACCACGAAGAG GGAGTGGAAGAGTTGAGACGTTCTCTCTTGTACACAACCTTCGAGTTAGAGACAACACTTGTAGCTGCTAAGGAGGAGATCTCCAGAAGAGAACATGAGCTGATTAGTATCAAAGATCTGTTGAGCAGGACCATCAAAGAGAGGGATGAAGCACAGGCAAGATGCCAGAAACTAACTTTGGAGAAACTCATGCTCCAACAACAACTAAAGCAGCAGCAAGTACTAGAGCAGCAAGTCGCTGCTTTAAACAATGAAGATGAATCAAAAGGCACCGACTCTGGCAAGCATTCTGCCTCTTCCGACTCCCACGGCAGCATGATTTCCTCTCCGGACTCGGACCCAGGTTTACAACCACTGCCAGAAGCCGCCATGCAGTTAATAGCCGGGAAGCCACTGCCAGAAAAAGGGAAGCTCCTGCAGGCAGTGATGGAAGCTGGACCACTCTTGCATACCCTCCTCCTAGCCGGACCGCTCCCCCAGTGGCAGCACCCACCTCCCCAAATCAACTCCATTGAGATTCCACCAGTGGCAATTTCTTCCCCTTCACCACGTCTTGTACACCAAGACTCTGGAATTAGTTTCAATGGGTGTTTTAATAACAAGTCTAATGCTCTGTGA
- the LOC122288239 gene encoding SHUGOSHIN 1-like isoform X2, with the protein MDGDIILDLENCVAGDGNAKGMVKGPKIGSAPRKRLADITNLQQQQQLKAVNQDVKQLTISLTTKEYIEKLRKENMTLMKLLVERNVIELQKLRINLLKVQQQNLQLAQANSQMLAELNSGKDRLKALQHELGCKNGLLKARKLDLEVGTTKRDEAGELSQADRRDTKPCHTNRRRQSKRQSLAPTTVNQVHAKETVEIKSRNLRRRSTRLKTEEPEPTEDMFEIDDASGPTSLRPVHPKENIGNKRHCLRRQSARFKSEEPEQAEDLFEIEDAKFPVSPVVDDLVHDIGRTRSGLSAKKEDEGNTSHRFEAQQMRRSSVGRPLRRAAEKVQSYKETPINVKMRRQE; encoded by the exons ATGGACGGTGACATCATACTTGATTTAGAAAATTGTGTTGCCGGTG ATGGTAACGCAAAAGGAATGGTGAAGGGACCCAAAATTGGAAGTGCTCCAAGGAAAAGGCTTGCTGACATAACCAacttgcagcagcagcagcagctaaAAGCAGTAAACCAAGATGTGAAGCAGCTGACCATTTCGCTTACAACTAAAGAGTATATCGAAAAGCTACGGAAG GAAAACATGACACTTATGAAGCTTCTTGTAGAAAGAAA CGTAATTGAGCTACAGAAACTGAGAATCAATTTGCTGAAAGTGCAGCAACAGAATTTGCAACTTGCCCAAGCAAACAGCCAGATGTTGGCG GAGCTTAATTCAGGTAAAGACAGG CTAAAAGCACTTCAGCATGAGCTTGGATGCAAAAATGGCTTGCTCAAAGCAAGAAAACTAGACTTAGAG GTAGGAACAACTAAGCGTGATGAAGCAGGGGAATTGTCTCAAGCTGATAGGAGGGACACTAAACCATGCCACACCAACAGGAGACGGCAATCCAAACGTCAAT CTTTGGCTCCTACCACTGTTAACCAAGTCCATGCCAAAGAGACGGTTGAAATTAAGAG CCGTAATTTGAGAAGGCGATCTACAAGGCTTAAAACTGAAGAGCCAGAGCCAACGGAAGACATGTTTGAGATAGATGACGCTTCTGGTCCTACCTCTCTTAGACCAGTCCATCCTAAAGAGAATATTGGAAATAAGAG GCATTGTCTGAGAAGGCAGTCTGCAAGGTTTAAATCTGAAGAGCCAGAACAAGCTGAAGACTTGTTTGAGATAGAGGATGCTAAATTTCCTGTCTCTCCTGTAGTTGATGATCTGGTGCATGACATTGGTCGAACGCGGTCTGGATTGTCAGccaaaaaagaagatgaaggaaATACCTCCCATAGATTTGAAGCACAACAAATGCGAAGATCCTCTGTTGGAAGGCCATTGCGCCGAGCAGCTGAGAAGGTTCAGTCCTACAAGGAAACTCCTATCAATGTGAAGATGCGACGGCAGGA ATGA
- the LOC122288239 gene encoding SHUGOSHIN 2-like isoform X1, whose amino-acid sequence MDGDIILDLENCVAGDGNAKGMVKGPKIGSAPRKRLADITNLQQQQQLKAVNQDVKQLTISLTTKEYIEKLRKENMTLMKLLVERNKIIELSVIELQKLRINLLKVQQQNLQLAQANSQMLAELNSGKDRLKALQHELGCKNGLLKARKLDLEVGTTKRDEAGELSQADRRDTKPCHTNRRRQSKRQSLAPTTVNQVHAKETVEIKSRNLRRRSTRLKTEEPEPTEDMFEIDDASGPTSLRPVHPKENIGNKRHCLRRQSARFKSEEPEQAEDLFEIEDAKFPVSPVVDDLVHDIGRTRSGLSAKKEDEGNTSHRFEAQQMRRSSVGRPLRRAAEKVQSYKETPINVKMRRQE is encoded by the exons ATGGACGGTGACATCATACTTGATTTAGAAAATTGTGTTGCCGGTG ATGGTAACGCAAAAGGAATGGTGAAGGGACCCAAAATTGGAAGTGCTCCAAGGAAAAGGCTTGCTGACATAACCAacttgcagcagcagcagcagctaaAAGCAGTAAACCAAGATGTGAAGCAGCTGACCATTTCGCTTACAACTAAAGAGTATATCGAAAAGCTACGGAAG GAAAACATGACACTTATGAAGCTTCTTGTAGAAAGAAA TAAAATTATTGAACTGAGCGTAATTGAGCTACAGAAACTGAGAATCAATTTGCTGAAAGTGCAGCAACAGAATTTGCAACTTGCCCAAGCAAACAGCCAGATGTTGGCG GAGCTTAATTCAGGTAAAGACAGG CTAAAAGCACTTCAGCATGAGCTTGGATGCAAAAATGGCTTGCTCAAAGCAAGAAAACTAGACTTAGAG GTAGGAACAACTAAGCGTGATGAAGCAGGGGAATTGTCTCAAGCTGATAGGAGGGACACTAAACCATGCCACACCAACAGGAGACGGCAATCCAAACGTCAAT CTTTGGCTCCTACCACTGTTAACCAAGTCCATGCCAAAGAGACGGTTGAAATTAAGAG CCGTAATTTGAGAAGGCGATCTACAAGGCTTAAAACTGAAGAGCCAGAGCCAACGGAAGACATGTTTGAGATAGATGACGCTTCTGGTCCTACCTCTCTTAGACCAGTCCATCCTAAAGAGAATATTGGAAATAAGAG GCATTGTCTGAGAAGGCAGTCTGCAAGGTTTAAATCTGAAGAGCCAGAACAAGCTGAAGACTTGTTTGAGATAGAGGATGCTAAATTTCCTGTCTCTCCTGTAGTTGATGATCTGGTGCATGACATTGGTCGAACGCGGTCTGGATTGTCAGccaaaaaagaagatgaaggaaATACCTCCCATAGATTTGAAGCACAACAAATGCGAAGATCCTCTGTTGGAAGGCCATTGCGCCGAGCAGCTGAGAAGGTTCAGTCCTACAAGGAAACTCCTATCAATGTGAAGATGCGACGGCAGGA ATGA
- the LOC122288239 gene encoding SHUGOSHIN 2-like isoform X3 yields MVKGPKIGSAPRKRLADITNLQQQQQLKAVNQDVKQLTISLTTKEYIEKLRKENMTLMKLLVERNKIIELSVIELQKLRINLLKVQQQNLQLAQANSQMLAELNSGKDRLKALQHELGCKNGLLKARKLDLEVGTTKRDEAGELSQADRRDTKPCHTNRRRQSKRQSLAPTTVNQVHAKETVEIKSRNLRRRSTRLKTEEPEPTEDMFEIDDASGPTSLRPVHPKENIGNKRHCLRRQSARFKSEEPEQAEDLFEIEDAKFPVSPVVDDLVHDIGRTRSGLSAKKEDEGNTSHRFEAQQMRRSSVGRPLRRAAEKVQSYKETPINVKMRRQE; encoded by the exons ATGGTGAAGGGACCCAAAATTGGAAGTGCTCCAAGGAAAAGGCTTGCTGACATAACCAacttgcagcagcagcagcagctaaAAGCAGTAAACCAAGATGTGAAGCAGCTGACCATTTCGCTTACAACTAAAGAGTATATCGAAAAGCTACGGAAG GAAAACATGACACTTATGAAGCTTCTTGTAGAAAGAAA TAAAATTATTGAACTGAGCGTAATTGAGCTACAGAAACTGAGAATCAATTTGCTGAAAGTGCAGCAACAGAATTTGCAACTTGCCCAAGCAAACAGCCAGATGTTGGCG GAGCTTAATTCAGGTAAAGACAGG CTAAAAGCACTTCAGCATGAGCTTGGATGCAAAAATGGCTTGCTCAAAGCAAGAAAACTAGACTTAGAG GTAGGAACAACTAAGCGTGATGAAGCAGGGGAATTGTCTCAAGCTGATAGGAGGGACACTAAACCATGCCACACCAACAGGAGACGGCAATCCAAACGTCAAT CTTTGGCTCCTACCACTGTTAACCAAGTCCATGCCAAAGAGACGGTTGAAATTAAGAG CCGTAATTTGAGAAGGCGATCTACAAGGCTTAAAACTGAAGAGCCAGAGCCAACGGAAGACATGTTTGAGATAGATGACGCTTCTGGTCCTACCTCTCTTAGACCAGTCCATCCTAAAGAGAATATTGGAAATAAGAG GCATTGTCTGAGAAGGCAGTCTGCAAGGTTTAAATCTGAAGAGCCAGAACAAGCTGAAGACTTGTTTGAGATAGAGGATGCTAAATTTCCTGTCTCTCCTGTAGTTGATGATCTGGTGCATGACATTGGTCGAACGCGGTCTGGATTGTCAGccaaaaaagaagatgaaggaaATACCTCCCATAGATTTGAAGCACAACAAATGCGAAGATCCTCTGTTGGAAGGCCATTGCGCCGAGCAGCTGAGAAGGTTCAGTCCTACAAGGAAACTCCTATCAATGTGAAGATGCGACGGCAGGA ATGA
- the LOC122288285 gene encoding probable pectate lyase 18, with product MLLLTTCILLICSLSTSLSFLANATPNLTLPHQHPDPEAVVQEVQRRVNASLSQRQMLSLQAKDQNSACLTGNPIDDCWRCDADWQNNRQRLADCAIGFGHNALGGKGGQFYVVTDSSDSDPANPVPGTLRHAVIQEEPLWIIFAADMGIKLKHELIFNSYKTIDGRGVNVHIVGNGCITLQYVSNVIIHNVHIHHCKPSGNAKIRSSPTQAGWRGRSDGDGISIFSARQIWIDHCSLSYCTDGLIDAIMGSTGITISNSYFSHHDEVMLLGHNDRYALDSGMQVTIAFNHFGEALVQRMPRCRRGYIHVVNNDFTQWEMYAIGGSANPTINSQGNRYTAPGDPNAKEVTKRVETDEREWTDWNWRTEGDIMVNGAFFVPSGAGASFQYAKASSVEPKAAGLIDQLTMNAGVFGGPREGSDTPSTSTPGFNTGGTTYSDNNRGSGGGGDFFGMIFGSAAAPPPPTLSSTTSILLSLLIIILISYTTTNRHLLL from the exons ATGCTGCTTCTTACCACCTGCATTCTCTTAATATGTTCTCTCTCCACCTCTCTGTCCTTCCTCGCCAACGCGACACCCAATCTGACGCTCCCTCACCAACACCCCGATCCTGAAGCTGTTGTCCAAGAAGTCCAAAG GCGCGTCAATGCCTCTCTCTCGCAGAGACAAATGCTCTCTCTCCAAGCAAAGGACCAAAATTCCGCATGCCTCACCGGAAATCCCATCGACGATTGCTGGCGCTGCGACGCTGACTGGCAGAACAACCGCCAAAGGCTCGCCGACTGCGCCATCGGGTTCGGTCACAACGCCCTCGGTGGTAAAGGTGGTCAGTTCTACGTCGTAACTGACTCGTCCGACAGCGACCCAGCAAATCCGGTCCCGGGTACCCTCCGCCACGCCGTGATCCAAGAAGAACCCCTCTG GATTATATTCGCGGCGGACATGGGCATAAAACTGAAGCACGAGCTGATCTTCAACAGCTACAAGACCATCGACGGTCGAGGCGTGAACGTCCACATTGTGGGCAACGGGTGCATCACACTGCAGTACGTGTCCAACGTCATCATCCACAACGTCCACATCCACCACTGCAAGCCGTCGGGGAACGCCAAGATACGGTCGTCACCGACGCAAGCCGGATGGAGGGGAAGATCTGACGGCGACGGAATCTCCATCTTCAGTGCGCGACAGATATGGATAGACCACTGCTCCTTGTCTTACTGCACGGACGGATTGATCGACGCCATAATGGGGTCCACGGGGATCACCATATCCAACAGTTACTTCTCGCATCACGACGAGGTGATGCTGCTGGGTCACAACGATCGTTACGCCTTGGACTCGGGCATGCAGGTAACGATAGCTTTCAATCACTTCGGTGAGGCACTGGTGCAGCGCATGCCACGGTGCAGACGCGGGTATATACACGTGGTTAACAACGATTTCACGCAGTGGGAGATGTACGCCATCGGCGGTAGCGCGAACCCGACCATTAATAGTCAGGGTAATCGTTACACAGCACCGGGGGACCCAAACGCAAAGgag GTGACAAAGCGGGTGGAGACGGACGAGAGGGAGTGGACGGACTGGAACTGGAGGACGGAGGGGGACATAATGGTAAATGGAGCATTCTTTGTGCCGTCGGGGGCGGGAGCAAGCTTCCAATACGCCAAGGCCTCAAGTGTGGAGCCGAAGGCCGCTGGGCTAATTGATCAGCTCACCATGAACGCCGGCGTCTTTGGTGGGCCCAG GGAGGGCAGCGACACACCGTCGACATCAACTCCAGGATTCAATACTGGTGGCACCACATACAGTGACAATAATAGGGGGTccggtgggggtggtgactTCTTTGGAATGATATTCGGGAGCGCAGCAGCACCACCACCGCCCACGTTATCCTCAACTACTTCAATCCTTTTGtcccttttaattattattttaatttcgtACACTACCACCA